One segment of Methanolinea mesophila DNA contains the following:
- a CDS encoding DNA-3-methyladenine glycosylase family protein: protein MRARTLYTRECHRNRMHLSMRHQFRLRIPEPFDFPLTVAKPAGWHWATPKETFEDGVLWSGIRIGDVPVGLKMQSGTSGVNVRVFCEESLDSGTLGELQAQVGTGLGAGEDLAGFYRFARDDPVLSATVDDLYGMRVGMFDDIFGDTILAILLQMAPMTRSNQMMQAVLDLYGTALEFDDKAVTLWPTARKIAGVDPGELRGKAKLGYRAERLVQAAHYLAEHPLSMRELSRLPPDQAERMVRDIPGIGPYSAGIILGGSSLPVDTWSVMFLSELFLGATPEHPRKEIPRVVTELTARWGEWSWMAFVYVANDLPNLAKTYKLSRIT from the coding sequence ATGCGTGCCCGTACCCTTTATACCAGGGAGTGCCACAGGAACCGCATGCACCTCTCCATGCGTCATCAGTTCAGGCTCCGGATCCCCGAGCCGTTCGATTTTCCGCTCACTGTTGCCAAGCCCGCGGGGTGGCACTGGGCCACTCCGAAAGAGACGTTCGAGGACGGAGTCCTTTGGAGCGGGATCCGTATCGGGGACGTCCCGGTCGGCCTGAAGATGCAGTCGGGGACATCGGGGGTAAATGTCCGTGTATTCTGTGAGGAATCCCTTGACTCAGGGACACTCGGGGAGTTACAAGCCCAGGTAGGGACGGGCCTCGGCGCAGGGGAGGACCTTGCCGGGTTCTACCGGTTCGCCCGGGATGATCCCGTTCTCTCTGCCACTGTCGACGACCTCTACGGGATGCGGGTAGGGATGTTCGACGACATCTTCGGGGACACCATACTCGCGATCCTTCTCCAGATGGCGCCCATGACCAGGAGCAACCAGATGATGCAGGCGGTGCTGGATCTTTACGGCACGGCCCTCGAATTTGATGATAAAGCGGTGACCCTCTGGCCTACCGCCCGGAAGATTGCCGGGGTCGATCCTGGAGAGCTCCGTGGGAAGGCAAAACTCGGGTACCGGGCGGAACGGCTGGTGCAGGCGGCGCACTACCTGGCAGAGCACCCCCTTTCCATGAGGGAGCTCTCCCGGCTCCCCCCGGACCAAGCCGAAAGGATGGTGAGGGACATTCCGGGCATCGGTCCATATTCCGCGGGGATCATTCTCGGGGGGAGCTCCCTCCCGGTGGATACCTGGTCCGTGATGTTCCTCTCGGAGCTCTTCCTCGGGGCGACACCGGAACACCCCCGTAAGGAGATCCCCCGCGTGGTAACGGAACTTACTGCGAGGTGGGGAGAGTGGAGCTGGATGGCCTTCGTGTACGTGGCAAACGATCTCCCGAACCTCGCCAAAACATACAAACTCTCCAGGATAACCTGA